The following coding sequences are from one Shewanella eurypsychrophilus window:
- a CDS encoding (2Fe-2S)-binding protein: MKIDFTLNGQARSLNVDPLQPLLTTLRDVIGLKATKEGCGEGECGACSAIVNGKLVNTCLFPIAQVDGAQVLTLEGLRETPRGRCLIDALLTAKGVQCGFCTPGMVLALYQVLVNSPDVTQITEHEIRVGISGNLCRCTGYGMIVDAVNIAIEQGEGLW; the protein is encoded by the coding sequence ATGAAGATTGATTTTACGCTCAATGGCCAAGCGCGCAGTCTTAATGTTGACCCATTGCAGCCGCTGCTGACGACGCTGCGCGATGTGATAGGGCTTAAGGCAACCAAGGAGGGCTGCGGTGAAGGTGAGTGCGGCGCCTGCTCTGCCATTGTTAATGGCAAGCTGGTTAATACGTGTTTGTTTCCTATTGCCCAGGTTGATGGCGCACAAGTGCTTACGCTTGAGGGATTGAGGGAGACACCGAGGGGGCGCTGCTTAATTGATGCGCTACTGACAGCTAAAGGTGTCCAGTGTGGATTTTGTACACCAGGCATGGTGTTAGCGCTTTATCAGGTGCTAGTAAATAGCCCGGATGTGACCCAAATAACGGAACATGAAATCCGTGTGGGGATCTCAGGTAACCTTTGTCGATGCACGGGCTACGGCATGATTGTCGATGCGGTTAACATCGCTATCGAGCAAGGAGAAGGGTTATGGTAA